The following are from one region of the Polynucleobacter sp. MWH-CaK5 genome:
- a CDS encoding MFS transporter — protein sequence MTIRRDAEVIGLVSVAHGTSHFYHLILAPLFPWLKVEFGLSYAELGFLMTMFFIVSTIMQAAAGFWVDHSGPLKVLFFGVAMLAISAIVLSFSSGYWSLLFGACLAGLGNGVFHPADYTLINRRVSPERVAHAYSMHGVSGALGWAASPAVLVAVTTFAGWRQALLVASAIAFVMLAVLYWRRHVLMGSQEQRDLEETARKNSSALSFDYLKLPMVWMCWGFFFLSALALSGVQSFAPTAMQLLYDLPIALTTTAYSSYMLASAGGMFLGGFVATRARFPERVIAIGFILGSSISVLIAMTVVSGSTMMSLFTVMGFCVGIAGPSRDLMIRSATPKEASGRVFGTVYSGLDSGLAIGPLMFGLLMDWKLVPGVFILIAAFLMMALLTAYRVGENNRSVELKNA from the coding sequence ATGACTATTCGCAGAGACGCGGAGGTTATTGGCCTTGTCAGTGTGGCCCATGGCACCTCCCATTTTTATCACTTAATTCTTGCGCCATTATTTCCATGGTTGAAAGTTGAATTCGGGCTCAGTTACGCTGAGCTTGGATTCTTGATGACCATGTTCTTCATCGTCTCAACCATCATGCAAGCTGCTGCTGGTTTTTGGGTTGATCATTCAGGCCCTTTAAAAGTTCTTTTCTTCGGTGTTGCCATGTTGGCTATTTCAGCCATTGTCTTGTCCTTTTCAAGTGGCTATTGGAGCTTGTTATTTGGTGCTTGCTTAGCAGGTCTTGGCAACGGTGTATTTCATCCGGCTGATTACACCTTGATCAATCGTCGAGTTTCACCAGAGCGAGTCGCTCATGCTTATTCAATGCATGGAGTTTCAGGGGCTCTTGGTTGGGCTGCTTCGCCAGCAGTACTGGTAGCCGTCACCACCTTTGCTGGTTGGCGCCAAGCCTTGTTGGTTGCGTCAGCGATTGCCTTTGTGATGTTGGCTGTTCTCTACTGGAGACGTCATGTCTTGATGGGCTCTCAAGAACAGCGTGATCTTGAAGAGACCGCCAGAAAAAATTCATCCGCACTGTCTTTTGATTATTTGAAGTTGCCGATGGTGTGGATGTGTTGGGGATTTTTCTTTTTAAGTGCTTTGGCTTTGAGTGGCGTGCAAAGTTTCGCGCCAACGGCCATGCAGTTGCTTTATGACTTACCCATTGCATTGACCACTACCGCGTATTCATCTTATATGTTGGCCAGTGCTGGTGGTATGTTCCTTGGTGGCTTTGTGGCAACTCGAGCACGCTTCCCAGAGAGAGTCATCGCGATTGGTTTTATTTTAGGTAGTTCTATTTCAGTTCTGATTGCCATGACTGTGGTGTCAGGTTCGACCATGATGAGTTTGTTCACCGTGATGGGTTTTTGCGTGGGCATTGCTGGACCATCAAGAGACTTGATGATTCGTTCAGCGACTCCGAAAGAGGCTTCTGGCCGGGTCTTTGGCACTGTTTATTCAGGTCTTGATTCAGGTTTGGCGATTGGTCCATTGATGTTTGGTTTATTGATGGACTGGAAGTTGGTGCCAGGAGTTTTCATCTTGATTGCTGCATTTTTAATGATGGCCTTGCTCACTGCCTACCGGGTAGGTGAAAATAATCGCTCTGTAGAATTAAAAAACGCTTAA